Proteins from a genomic interval of Ramlibacter algicola:
- a CDS encoding cache domain-containing protein produces MKSKAVAAAAIAVGALWGTTALAAEPARVTAKEAETMVRKGVAYIKATPRDKAMADITDPKGAFVDRELYLTVYDMKGNALAHGANAKFVGKNLIELRDGNGKEHIRERMEMAKTKSTFWQDFTFLNPVTKKIEPKQMYCEKTPDELVVCGGIYKPA; encoded by the coding sequence ATGAAAAGCAAAGCAGTAGCCGCCGCGGCAATCGCGGTGGGCGCCCTGTGGGGCACGACGGCCCTGGCCGCGGAACCGGCCCGCGTGACGGCCAAGGAAGCGGAGACGATGGTGCGCAAGGGCGTGGCCTACATCAAGGCCACCCCGCGTGACAAGGCGATGGCCGACATCACCGACCCGAAGGGCGCCTTCGTGGACCGCGAGTTGTACCTGACCGTGTACGACATGAAGGGCAACGCGCTGGCGCACGGGGCGAACGCGAAGTTCGTGGGCAAGAACCTGATCGAGCTGCGCGACGGCAACGGCAAGGAGCACATCCGCGAGCGGATGGAGATGGCCAAGACCAAGTCCACGTTCTGGCAGGACTTCACCTTCCTGAACCCGGTGACCAAGAAGATCGAGCCGAAGCAGATGTACTGCGAGAAGACGCCCGACGAACTGGTCGTCTGCGGCGGCATCTACAAGCCCGCCTGA